A stretch of the Musa acuminata AAA Group cultivar baxijiao chromosome BXJ2-7, Cavendish_Baxijiao_AAA, whole genome shotgun sequence genome encodes the following:
- the LOC103992225 gene encoding uncharacterized protein LOC103992225 isoform X1 yields the protein MEAEEEQMRVRRRTVQAVLEQCREALELLQDAEPGRDPTGDADMEKVEEVPEEDDAGDRSNPASPSAADYETYELCDLLKSRVESPDFLQKLGNSKISVPHRISADDSASWDFVNAIEFWEDEHVNGDNESEQDDYVLVRQEDIVDGIASFMAAYLLSLKQTKDLTPNQLQKALCKTFSVKKKKSKLRKAWDGSKVVYNVASWSATAIGIYQNPVLLKAASAAFWTSCRVISKLL from the exons atggaggcggaggaggagcagATGCGGGTGAGGAGGAGGACGGTCCAGGCGGTCCTTGAGCAGTGCCGGGAAGCCCTCGAGCTGCTCCAGGACGCCGAACCCGGCCGAGATCCCACCGGAGATGCAGACATGGAGAAGGTGGAGGAGGTGCCGGAGGAGGATGACGCCGGGGATCGTTCCAATCCGGCCTCGCCCTCTGCAGCTGACTACGAGACCTATGAG CTCTGTGATCTACTCAAATCTAGAGTTGAATCACCTGACTTTCTTCAGAAGCTTGGGAACAGCAAAATTTCAGTTCCTCATCGTATTTCTG CTGATGATAGTGCTTCTTGGGATTTCGTTAATGCTATCGAATTTTGGGAAGATGAGCATGTCAACGGTGACAATGAATCAGAACAAGATGACTATGTACTTGTTAGGCAAGAAGACATAGTAGATGGGATTGCATCCTTCATGGCTGCTTACCTGTTGTCACTAAAACAAACCAAA GATCTAACCCCTAATCAACTACAAAAAG CACTTTGCAAAACATTTTctgtcaaaaagaagaaaagtaaaCTTCGTAAGGCCTGGGATGGAAGCAAAGTTGTTTACAATGTTGCATCCTGGAGTgcaactgctattgg cATATACCAAAATCCAGTGTTATTAAAAGCAGCCTCTGCAGCATTTTGGACCTCTTGCCGCGTAATATCCAAATTATTGTGA
- the LOC103992225 gene encoding uncharacterized protein LOC103992225 isoform X2 has protein sequence MEAEEEQMRVRRRTVQAVLEQCREALELLQDAEPGRDPTGDADMEKVEEVPEEDDAGDRSNPASPSAADYETYELCDLLKSRVESPDFLQKLGNSKISVPHRISADDSASWDFVNAIEFWEDEHVNGDNESEQDDYVLVRQEDIVDGIASFMAAYLLSLKQTKHFAKHFLSKRRKVNFVRPGMEAKLFTMLHPGVQLLLAYTKIQCY, from the exons atggaggcggaggaggagcagATGCGGGTGAGGAGGAGGACGGTCCAGGCGGTCCTTGAGCAGTGCCGGGAAGCCCTCGAGCTGCTCCAGGACGCCGAACCCGGCCGAGATCCCACCGGAGATGCAGACATGGAGAAGGTGGAGGAGGTGCCGGAGGAGGATGACGCCGGGGATCGTTCCAATCCGGCCTCGCCCTCTGCAGCTGACTACGAGACCTATGAG CTCTGTGATCTACTCAAATCTAGAGTTGAATCACCTGACTTTCTTCAGAAGCTTGGGAACAGCAAAATTTCAGTTCCTCATCGTATTTCTG CTGATGATAGTGCTTCTTGGGATTTCGTTAATGCTATCGAATTTTGGGAAGATGAGCATGTCAACGGTGACAATGAATCAGAACAAGATGACTATGTACTTGTTAGGCAAGAAGACATAGTAGATGGGATTGCATCCTTCATGGCTGCTTACCTGTTGTCACTAAAACAAACCAAA CACTTTGCAAAACATTTTctgtcaaaaagaagaaaagtaaaCTTCGTAAGGCCTGGGATGGAAGCAAAGTTGTTTACAATGTTGCATCCTGGAGTgcaactgctattgg cATATACCAAAATCCAGTGTTATTAA